One window of the Neorhodopirellula lusitana genome contains the following:
- a CDS encoding calcium-binding protein, translating into MFSTAKISNRPTITNPRPTSDRRRSKRRTQRTLRCESLAKRELMAADFGMQSGTLQIDGDDHDNHIVIRKIAAAQPLGSQPQGVFTAHALDRILVTVTDRTSGRAQQRSFFSFSIDDLDITTGNGRNSVNNLTDLPSRIVGGDGSDTISGGANDDVIFGGGGIDFLYGRGGNDELNGEGGPDILVGNQGDDVLRGGTGRDRLDGGHGDDRLLGGDDIDTLIGGTGNDALIGNAGRDVLWSSSGRDRFLIDVGDNDQIRDADSMQDVVLEFRNATEVEPGPRIEEDENMTAYPGTWSEEEMETIDGAFQMMFDATGNNSLLEKPNGDRNEFVRHRQLYDGTRMIVGSPGAWNSIGGAIHFVENAFREDLQRVVIHELAHNFHSESNNPFIDEFREAGTWREVDSETDTRDLTQARLAYASDWYFETESSNAFARAYGQDSIEEDFATSMAAKILTDNGIDYLSEDFKTVRTRMQARFEVLDDFFASLA; encoded by the coding sequence ATGTTCTCCACCGCCAAAATTTCCAATCGCCCCACGATCACCAACCCTCGCCCCACGAGCGATCGCCGCCGGTCCAAACGACGCACTCAGCGAACGCTTCGCTGTGAGTCACTTGCCAAACGCGAACTGATGGCAGCCGACTTCGGGATGCAATCGGGCACGCTCCAGATCGATGGCGACGACCACGACAATCATATCGTGATCCGAAAGATTGCCGCCGCGCAACCCCTTGGATCACAACCGCAGGGCGTTTTCACTGCCCACGCACTTGACCGTATCCTGGTGACGGTCACTGACCGGACTTCCGGCCGCGCTCAGCAGCGAAGCTTCTTCAGTTTTTCGATTGATGACTTGGACATCACCACCGGCAACGGCCGAAATTCGGTCAACAACCTGACCGATCTGCCTAGCCGAATCGTTGGCGGCGACGGCAGCGACACAATCTCCGGAGGGGCCAACGATGACGTAATTTTTGGCGGCGGAGGTATCGACTTTCTCTACGGACGTGGTGGAAACGATGAATTGAATGGCGAGGGTGGGCCGGATATCCTCGTTGGGAACCAAGGGGATGATGTTTTGCGTGGGGGGACCGGACGGGATCGCCTTGACGGCGGGCATGGCGATGATCGCCTACTTGGCGGCGACGACATCGACACACTTATCGGCGGCACCGGGAATGATGCGTTGATTGGTAATGCCGGACGCGATGTTCTTTGGTCGAGCTCAGGACGTGATCGCTTCCTCATTGATGTGGGTGACAACGATCAAATACGCGATGCCGATTCGATGCAAGACGTCGTACTGGAATTTCGCAACGCGACCGAGGTTGAGCCCGGTCCACGCATCGAAGAGGACGAGAACATGACCGCTTATCCAGGCACATGGAGCGAAGAAGAAATGGAGACAATTGACGGTGCATTCCAAATGATGTTTGACGCTACCGGAAACAACTCGTTGCTGGAGAAGCCAAACGGTGATCGAAATGAGTTCGTTCGTCATCGCCAACTCTACGATGGTACTCGCATGATTGTGGGTAGCCCCGGTGCGTGGAACAGCATAGGCGGAGCCATCCATTTCGTTGAGAATGCCTTCCGGGAGGATCTTCAAAGAGTCGTGATTCACGAACTGGCACACAACTTTCATAGCGAATCGAATAATCCATTCATCGACGAGTTCCGCGAAGCGGGCACCTGGCGAGAAGTGGACAGCGAGACCGACACCAGAGATTTGACACAAGCGAGGCTTGCCTATGCGAGCGATTGGTACTTCGAGACTGAGTCATCCAATGCGTTCGCAAGAGCTTATGGTCAAGACAGCATCGAGGAAGACTTCGCCACCTCGATGGCCGCCAAGATCCTTACCGATAACGGCATTGACTACCTTAGCGAGGACTTCAAAACGGTACGAACGCGAATGCAAGCCCGCTTTGAAGTCCTGGATGATTTCTTCGCGTCCTTGGCGTAA
- a CDS encoding SBBP repeat-containing protein gives MKIASDGSRVHWATWLGGSGPEVPNCGIRTDSERNVYLNFTTRSDDVPTTDQAHDRTYNGQGDAFIAKLSPDGSQLLFGTYFGGSGIEEGNSTHNINLDSKGNAYLATWTTSDDLPVTQGAFQTELAGGANDVAIAKFSTETGALMACTLVGGSGDEEPDGIEVHSNGDVLFAGKTSSDDYPLTETAIQSQRSSQHDATLTVLSADFSRLKFSSFFGGPSYDYGRACYLDQHGNLYLTGSTNGPGWPLRQAAQPRFGGGGGGKELCYEGGCFAGDVILLKLQRQPE, from the coding sequence GTGAAGATTGCTAGCGACGGAAGTCGTGTTCACTGGGCGACTTGGTTGGGCGGTTCCGGACCCGAGGTTCCCAATTGTGGGATTCGCACCGATTCAGAAAGGAATGTGTACCTGAACTTCACCACTCGTTCGGACGATGTTCCAACGACGGACCAAGCCCACGACCGGACCTACAACGGGCAAGGCGACGCGTTCATCGCCAAGCTCAGTCCCGACGGTTCTCAACTGTTGTTTGGAACGTACTTTGGCGGCAGCGGAATCGAAGAGGGCAACAGCACCCACAACATAAACTTAGATTCAAAGGGCAACGCGTACTTGGCGACTTGGACGACCAGCGATGATCTGCCTGTCACCCAAGGAGCGTTTCAAACCGAATTGGCGGGCGGAGCCAACGATGTCGCGATCGCAAAGTTCTCCACTGAAACGGGAGCTCTCATGGCATGCACGTTGGTGGGTGGCAGCGGGGACGAGGAACCCGACGGCATCGAAGTTCATTCCAACGGAGACGTCTTGTTTGCAGGCAAGACTTCTTCCGATGATTACCCACTGACCGAGACGGCCATTCAATCCCAACGATCCAGTCAGCACGATGCGACCCTCACGGTGTTGTCAGCCGATTTCTCTCGGCTGAAGTTCAGCAGCTTTTTTGGCGGTCCAAGCTACGATTACGGGCGTGCGTGTTACCTCGATCAACACGGCAATCTCTATCTCACAGGCTCAACGAACGGACCAGGGTGGCCGCTTCGGCAAGCCGCTCAGCCCCGTTTCGGGGGCGGCGGAGGCGGCAAGGAACTTTGCTACGAAGGCGGCTGTTTCGCGGGGGACGTCATCCTGTTGAAGCTGCAGAGACAACCCGAATAG
- a CDS encoding WD40/YVTN/BNR-like repeat-containing protein — protein MVHKSAEELAQTLRLRSLGPTFKPGRIAEIAVDPTDRSTWYVAHGAGGLWKTTNAGISWKPIFDAGGSHSLGDVIVDARNPDVIWLGTGESISNRSVGFGDGIYKSNDGGTTWAQMGLSDSQHIGKIVIDPRDSNVVYVAAEGPLWSSGGDRGLYKTVDGGKTWDTVLEISDDTGVTDLAIDPQDPETLYASSYQRRRRVGQLIGGGPETAIYKSTNGGETWKQLEEGIPSVDKGRIALAVSPQNSDVVYAVIAAAGDESGFFRSTDRGETWTRMSDYKVIDPQYYGEVYADPHHFDRIYVMDMRIHVSDNGGQTFEPLRWDMHVDNHAMVFDPDDPDHLLVGNDGGLYESYDSGGGWRHFTNLPTTQFYRVALDNAEPFYNVYGGTQDNGSMAGPSRTVNRVGIRTSEWIGTRGGDGFQSRVDPDDSDTIYTLSQNGDLARLSKRTGQNEGIRPRLEEGEPGVRWHWDSPLIISPHSSTRLYFAGSRLFRSDDRGDNWRAVSDDLTRQLDAGTSPIMGRVWNDDAVQKNRFTTALSVITALDESPISPGLLLVGTDDGLLQISENDGEDWQRMEVFPQVPEGTYVSDVCASAHDAGTLYVALNNHQRGDFSPYLLSSNDLGKTWRSISADLPERHGVWCVIEDHLDRDLLFVGTEFGLFFTVDGGAHWIPLKNGVPPIAFRDLAIQRRDSDLVAATFGRGFFVLDDMSALRHFHADDLAGEGRLMSPRSVWVYDEIGYVEAAYGNEATPNPAFGSMLRYYLRDGLPKGEGNRITLSIESPDGSSVRTLAGPTTAGFHSVQWDLRRERSSDGNRSRGQRRRAGPLVEPGEYRIKLLQETDGEQRILGEVRSLRVKALPDRQ, from the coding sequence TTGGTACACAAGTCCGCTGAGGAGTTGGCGCAAACGCTTCGACTGCGGTCTCTCGGACCGACCTTCAAACCTGGGCGGATCGCAGAAATCGCGGTCGACCCGACCGATCGCAGCACTTGGTATGTCGCACACGGGGCGGGCGGCCTTTGGAAGACCACCAACGCCGGGATCAGTTGGAAACCGATTTTTGACGCTGGCGGTTCGCACTCACTTGGCGACGTTATCGTCGATGCGCGAAATCCAGACGTGATTTGGTTAGGAACAGGTGAAAGCATCTCCAACCGGAGCGTCGGGTTTGGCGATGGCATCTACAAAAGCAACGATGGAGGAACAACCTGGGCCCAAATGGGGCTAAGCGATTCGCAGCACATTGGCAAAATTGTCATCGATCCACGTGATTCCAATGTCGTGTATGTCGCTGCGGAAGGACCTCTCTGGTCATCCGGCGGCGACCGCGGACTCTACAAGACGGTCGATGGTGGCAAGACCTGGGATACCGTGCTTGAGATCAGCGATGATACCGGAGTGACCGATCTGGCCATCGACCCCCAAGACCCGGAAACTCTCTACGCCAGTTCATATCAACGACGACGACGTGTCGGACAACTGATCGGAGGTGGCCCCGAGACGGCGATCTATAAATCAACCAACGGTGGCGAGACATGGAAGCAACTTGAGGAAGGAATTCCGTCTGTCGACAAGGGACGCATTGCCTTGGCGGTGTCTCCGCAAAACTCGGATGTCGTGTACGCCGTCATTGCCGCAGCGGGAGACGAGTCGGGATTCTTTCGATCAACAGACCGTGGCGAAACCTGGACACGGATGAGTGACTATAAGGTCATCGATCCGCAATACTACGGAGAGGTCTACGCCGACCCGCATCATTTCGATCGCATCTACGTGATGGATATGCGCATTCACGTCAGCGACAACGGTGGTCAGACGTTTGAGCCCCTACGCTGGGACATGCATGTTGATAACCACGCGATGGTTTTCGACCCTGACGACCCTGACCATCTTTTGGTGGGGAACGATGGAGGGTTGTACGAGTCCTACGACAGCGGTGGTGGCTGGCGACACTTTACGAATCTGCCGACAACGCAATTCTACCGAGTCGCCCTGGACAATGCCGAACCGTTCTACAACGTGTACGGCGGCACGCAAGACAACGGGTCGATGGCGGGCCCATCCCGCACCGTCAATCGCGTGGGTATCCGCACGAGCGAATGGATCGGAACGCGAGGGGGGGACGGTTTCCAATCGCGTGTGGATCCAGATGATTCAGATACCATTTACACGCTTTCACAAAACGGCGACCTTGCGCGACTCAGCAAACGAACCGGTCAAAACGAGGGGATCCGTCCAAGGTTGGAAGAAGGCGAACCTGGCGTTCGCTGGCACTGGGATTCACCGTTGATCATCAGCCCCCATTCTTCAACACGACTCTACTTTGCGGGGAGTCGCCTTTTCCGTAGCGACGATCGTGGCGATAATTGGCGAGCTGTCAGCGATGATTTGACTCGCCAGCTTGATGCCGGCACGTCGCCAATCATGGGGCGTGTTTGGAATGATGACGCCGTTCAGAAAAATCGGTTCACCACTGCGCTCAGCGTCATCACTGCTCTGGACGAATCTCCGATAAGTCCAGGACTCCTGCTAGTTGGCACCGACGATGGACTCTTGCAAATCTCTGAAAACGATGGTGAAGACTGGCAGCGTATGGAGGTGTTCCCACAAGTGCCCGAAGGGACCTACGTCTCAGACGTTTGCGCCTCGGCGCATGACGCTGGGACGCTGTACGTTGCGTTGAACAACCACCAACGCGGCGACTTCAGTCCCTATTTACTTAGCAGCAACGATCTGGGAAAGACGTGGCGCTCGATCTCAGCGGATCTGCCAGAACGCCACGGTGTCTGGTGCGTCATCGAGGATCACCTTGATCGCGACTTGCTGTTCGTGGGCACGGAGTTCGGACTCTTCTTTACGGTCGATGGCGGGGCGCATTGGATTCCCCTCAAGAACGGCGTACCGCCGATCGCCTTTCGAGATCTTGCAATCCAGCGACGCGATAGCGATTTGGTTGCCGCAACATTTGGCCGAGGCTTTTTCGTGCTCGACGACATGAGTGCTCTGCGGCACTTTCATGCTGATGACTTGGCCGGCGAAGGTCGTCTTATGTCGCCGCGTAGCGTTTGGGTGTACGATGAAATTGGTTACGTCGAGGCCGCCTATGGAAATGAAGCGACACCGAATCCAGCCTTTGGCAGCATGCTTCGCTATTACCTTCGTGATGGACTGCCGAAAGGCGAGGGGAATCGCATCACGCTTTCGATTGAATCACCCGACGGCTCATCCGTACGCACACTTGCGGGGCCGACGACCGCAGGATTTCACAGCGTCCAATGGGACCTTCGCCGTGAACGTAGCAGCGATGGAAACCGATCAAGGGGCCAGCGGCGTCGTGCCGGTCCCTTGGTAGAACCCGGAGAGTACAGAATTAAGTTGTTGCAAGAAACCGATGGCGAGCAACGTATCTTGGGTGAGGTTAGATCTTTGAGGGTCAAAGCTCTCCCGGATAGGCAGTAG
- a CDS encoding PepSY-associated TM helix domain-containing protein — MSKSFSFWTRRLHRWGGFCFAVPMLVVILSGLLLQLKKQVTWVQPPTQSSNSIGEGPTLTFAEILNIVRDVSEANVSEWSDVDRIDVRPTKGIAKVRCENRWEVQVDLSSGAVLSSTYRRSDFIESLHDGSYFAPWAKLWVFFPNGVVLLGLLVSGIWLWYLPLRSRRRRANKKLSAQSDSSV; from the coding sequence GTGTCTAAGAGTTTTAGTTTCTGGACAAGGCGGCTCCATCGCTGGGGCGGCTTTTGTTTCGCAGTTCCGATGCTGGTCGTCATCTTGTCTGGTTTGTTATTGCAGCTCAAGAAGCAAGTGACCTGGGTTCAACCGCCTACTCAAAGCAGCAATTCGATTGGAGAGGGGCCAACTCTCACGTTCGCTGAGATCCTGAACATTGTTCGTGATGTTAGTGAGGCAAATGTCAGCGAATGGTCAGACGTTGATCGGATCGATGTTCGTCCAACTAAGGGCATCGCGAAGGTGCGTTGCGAGAATCGCTGGGAAGTTCAAGTCGATTTATCCAGCGGTGCGGTGCTGTCGTCCACCTATCGACGCTCGGACTTTATCGAATCGCTGCACGATGGATCGTACTTTGCTCCGTGGGCCAAGCTTTGGGTCTTTTTCCCGAACGGTGTCGTATTGCTCGGGCTGCTGGTATCAGGGATATGGCTTTGGTATCTTCCCTTGAGAAGTCGGCGCAGAAGGGCGAACAAGAAGTTGAGTGCGCAGAGCGACTCTTCTGTTTAA
- a CDS encoding WD40/YVTN/BNR-like repeat-containing protein, producing the protein MSKTSRFKQLPWQTLGPKFAGGRIEAVDTPRGDLKTIYAAVGSGGVWKTANAGLTWKPLFTNESTFAIGDITVAPSDANTVWVGTGECHLGGNSFDGTGVFKSDDAGESWTNMGLPDSKRISKIVIDPSDKNIVYVGVMGGRVGGESSGVYKTTDGGKNFTRVLSKAPAGIIDLVMDPNDSERLFAASWSRRGDGISGIYRSDDAGQNWTRLKGGLLEEKVGRIALDVSTSNPGTVYALMVDHSQPGSRNRDPGSLLFRSDDSGDTWECTHEGVVPTYVGWDFCDLRVAADNADEVYIGGLRLVRSRDGGKTFIGEGGFKHNTNDGNLFRLHSHRGVGLHLDVHEVWTDPENPDRVMLGNDGGLLVSWDRGETWLHLNNLPIAEFYCVHLDDEKPFRIWGGTQDNASFVGPSTARFEPGKEDEWEQVFLDPWSGGDGFETFPDPNDSTAFFFSQQNGSLQRGRLGDLQSGRRIRPKADRGTPHQFAWWTPFFASQHTEKTVLYCASQFVMRSEDRGDSWTKISPNLDRGALRKLSESPIDPKRLVAGGQRRVYFTSDGGETWEQRSNGLPQGNISDVITSHHDPDCVYVAMSSSSDDNPASIVYVTYDFGKTWKSIASNLPHEPVYSIAEDPKTAGLLFAGTELGVYVTLDSGITWESLCATLPPAPVFDLAVHGRDGALVAATHGLSIFLLEIDEIRRAAESQESTPIE; encoded by the coding sequence ATGTCTAAGACCTCTCGCTTCAAGCAACTTCCATGGCAGACGCTGGGGCCCAAATTTGCGGGCGGGCGCATCGAGGCGGTTGATACTCCTCGCGGTGATCTGAAGACGATCTATGCGGCCGTCGGTTCCGGAGGAGTATGGAAAACGGCCAATGCGGGATTGACGTGGAAACCGCTCTTCACGAACGAATCGACATTCGCAATCGGTGATATCACCGTTGCACCCTCCGATGCCAATACGGTTTGGGTTGGCACGGGGGAATGTCATCTGGGAGGCAACAGCTTTGATGGTACCGGAGTCTTCAAATCGGACGACGCCGGTGAGTCATGGACCAACATGGGGCTGCCGGACAGCAAACGGATTAGCAAAATCGTCATCGACCCGAGCGATAAAAACATCGTCTATGTGGGAGTGATGGGCGGTAGGGTCGGCGGAGAAAGCAGCGGCGTCTACAAGACAACCGATGGAGGCAAAAACTTCACGAGGGTCCTCTCGAAAGCTCCGGCCGGGATTATTGATCTTGTGATGGACCCCAACGACAGCGAGCGGCTCTTTGCCGCATCTTGGTCACGTCGAGGGGATGGGATTAGTGGTATCTATCGTAGCGACGACGCCGGCCAAAACTGGACACGACTCAAAGGCGGCTTGCTAGAAGAAAAAGTTGGCCGCATTGCATTGGATGTCTCAACATCGAACCCAGGAACCGTTTACGCGCTGATGGTCGATCATTCGCAACCTGGTTCAAGAAACAGGGATCCGGGCAGCCTGCTGTTTCGGTCCGATGATAGTGGCGATACTTGGGAGTGCACACACGAAGGCGTTGTTCCAACTTACGTGGGCTGGGATTTCTGTGACCTGCGCGTAGCGGCCGACAATGCCGACGAGGTGTATATCGGCGGACTCAGGTTGGTTCGGTCACGCGATGGAGGAAAGACATTCATTGGTGAGGGAGGGTTCAAACACAATACAAACGACGGCAACCTCTTTCGATTGCATTCACATCGCGGGGTGGGTTTGCACCTGGATGTGCATGAAGTTTGGACCGACCCGGAAAACCCCGATCGCGTGATGCTGGGCAACGATGGCGGATTGCTGGTGTCTTGGGATCGTGGTGAGACATGGTTGCATTTGAACAACCTTCCGATCGCCGAGTTCTATTGCGTCCATCTAGATGACGAGAAACCGTTTCGTATCTGGGGAGGAACTCAGGACAACGCATCGTTCGTGGGGCCGTCGACTGCACGATTCGAACCGGGGAAAGAAGATGAGTGGGAACAAGTCTTTCTAGACCCATGGTCTGGTGGAGACGGCTTTGAAACGTTTCCCGATCCGAATGACTCAACTGCCTTCTTTTTCTCGCAGCAAAATGGCAGCTTGCAGCGAGGCAGACTCGGAGACTTGCAATCGGGAAGGCGAATTCGACCGAAGGCTGACCGCGGGACACCGCATCAGTTTGCATGGTGGACTCCATTTTTCGCGTCGCAGCACACGGAAAAGACCGTTCTTTATTGTGCATCTCAATTCGTTATGCGATCTGAAGACCGGGGCGATAGCTGGACAAAGATCAGTCCAAATCTGGATCGCGGGGCGCTTCGGAAACTATCGGAATCTCCAATCGACCCCAAAAGACTTGTCGCCGGTGGTCAGCGCCGAGTTTACTTCACGTCCGACGGCGGTGAGACCTGGGAGCAGCGCAGCAACGGGCTGCCCCAAGGAAACATCAGCGATGTGATCACTTCCCACCACGACCCCGATTGCGTTTATGTTGCGATGTCCAGTTCGTCTGACGACAATCCCGCAAGCATCGTTTACGTGACTTACGACTTTGGTAAGACATGGAAATCGATCGCCAGCAACTTGCCTCATGAACCGGTGTATTCGATTGCCGAAGACCCGAAAACCGCGGGCCTGTTGTTCGCCGGGACGGAGCTTGGTGTCTATGTAACGCTTGATTCAGGCATCACCTGGGAATCACTTTGCGCAACGCTTCCCCCGGCTCCCGTATTTGATCTCGCGGTCCATGGGCGCGACGGAGCGTTAGTTGCGGCAACGCATGGTCTGAGCATTTTTCTGCTCGAAATTGACGAGATCCGTCGTGCGGCTGAGTCACAAGAATCGACGCCCATCGAATAA
- a CDS encoding M14 family metallopeptidase: protein MKSQLTCVLILIGLFTTGLFTPAAAQSQEVGEELLTVAERSDWQGTATHAEVVQLIFRLADRSPLIHVEETGKTFQKKSLPIMVIADPPVKNPTEVGDRLVAFAWAGIHSGEVCGKPATLMLAREIATTKNHPLLKNLVVIFLPLLNADGNDLMSPDNRPGQLGPILGMGTRANAMGLNINRDFMKLDSPAAQAVVKVLNRWDPAIAMDLHTTNGSRHRYTLTYDGQRHPACDDDLRKLTRYELLPWVTQTMRANTGYETNVYGNFRGDRWVIDDALPRYSTHSIGMRNHISVLSEAYSYAPYKDRVLGTREFVRYCFRYVSENKEAVMQRREKAKQRTIELGNNSSIDNLVALRRQPDFGSERIEILGYENLRNRGDAGEPRSHSLFYNDLSKPTLSVTRPFGYVVPERLKEVHKRLKLHGISVSTLKEDLNLEVEVYRVDELERAETVYEGHQLVTVEVTPRTETRKIKAGTLIVRTGQPLGTLAAYLLEPQSEDGFCAWNFLDDELTVDSDFPVLRLPAAIAEL, encoded by the coding sequence GTGAAATCGCAACTGACATGCGTCCTAATCTTGATTGGTCTTTTTACAACTGGCCTTTTTACACCCGCGGCCGCTCAATCCCAGGAAGTCGGCGAAGAATTATTGACCGTCGCAGAACGAAGTGATTGGCAGGGGACTGCGACTCATGCGGAAGTCGTGCAGTTAATTTTTCGGCTCGCTGACCGATCGCCCTTGATCCACGTCGAAGAGACAGGAAAGACTTTTCAGAAGAAGTCTTTGCCGATCATGGTGATCGCTGACCCGCCGGTGAAAAACCCTACTGAAGTCGGTGATCGGCTGGTTGCCTTTGCGTGGGCCGGAATTCATTCTGGTGAAGTATGTGGGAAGCCGGCGACTCTGATGCTCGCCAGGGAAATCGCGACAACGAAGAACCATCCCCTCTTAAAGAACCTCGTCGTCATCTTCCTGCCTCTTCTCAACGCGGACGGAAACGACCTCATGTCGCCCGATAACCGTCCTGGGCAACTGGGGCCGATTCTGGGAATGGGCACGCGGGCCAACGCGATGGGATTGAACATCAATCGTGACTTCATGAAGCTCGACAGCCCTGCCGCGCAAGCCGTTGTCAAAGTGCTCAACCGATGGGATCCCGCGATCGCGATGGATCTGCACACAACCAACGGGTCACGACATCGATACACCCTGACCTACGATGGGCAGCGGCATCCTGCTTGCGATGACGATCTACGCAAGCTAACCCGGTATGAGTTGCTGCCCTGGGTCACCCAAACAATGCGTGCCAACACGGGCTATGAAACAAACGTCTATGGCAACTTTCGTGGGGACCGCTGGGTAATCGACGACGCGTTGCCTCGCTACAGCACGCATTCGATAGGAATGAGGAACCACATCTCGGTCTTGTCCGAGGCTTATTCTTATGCTCCCTACAAAGATCGTGTCTTGGGAACCCGAGAATTCGTCCGGTACTGTTTTAGGTACGTTTCTGAAAACAAGGAGGCCGTGATGCAACGTCGGGAAAAGGCGAAGCAGCGGACGATTGAACTTGGAAACAATTCGTCGATTGACAACCTCGTTGCCCTGCGTCGTCAGCCAGATTTCGGGAGCGAACGCATTGAAATACTTGGCTACGAGAATCTTCGCAACCGAGGCGACGCGGGCGAGCCCCGGTCTCATTCGCTTTTCTACAACGACCTGAGCAAACCGACGCTTTCCGTGACGAGGCCGTTTGGCTATGTCGTTCCAGAACGACTAAAGGAAGTCCACAAACGTCTGAAGCTACATGGAATCTCCGTTTCAACTTTAAAAGAAGATTTGAATCTTGAAGTTGAAGTTTATCGTGTCGACGAATTGGAACGGGCCGAGACAGTCTACGAAGGGCATCAGCTTGTAACCGTGGAAGTAACGCCGCGAACTGAAACACGCAAGATCAAGGCGGGCACCCTGATCGTCCGGACCGGCCAACCGCTCGGAACACTCGCAGCCTACCTCTTGGAACCGCAGTCAGAAGACGGCTTTTGTGCTTGGAATTTCCTTGATGACGAATTGACGGTCGACAGCGACTTTCCAGTACTTCGCCTTCCGGCAGCCATAGCCGAGCTTTAG
- a CDS encoding cytochrome c oxidase assembly factor 1 family protein has product MSQVPVIDPFQGSLSQQQEPKKSRTGCIVLGVGGGCLIALLICGGIITTGVVGVFALIKSSEPYTESLAKAQTNVELQSTIGDPIEPSVIVQGNINLENDGGDADLNYSVSGPNGTATVHVTGTKSGGAWNYSRMDATTQAGTKIDLLDEPPSDNVNEASD; this is encoded by the coding sequence ATGTCCCAGGTACCAGTCATCGATCCGTTCCAAGGCTCGCTATCACAGCAACAGGAACCAAAGAAGTCCAGAACGGGCTGCATTGTGCTGGGCGTGGGTGGCGGATGTCTGATCGCCTTATTGATTTGCGGCGGTATCATCACGACGGGTGTGGTGGGTGTCTTTGCCCTGATCAAGTCGAGCGAGCCCTACACCGAGTCCCTGGCCAAGGCACAGACGAACGTAGAACTCCAGTCGACCATTGGAGATCCGATCGAGCCGTCGGTAATCGTCCAAGGCAACATCAATTTAGAAAATGATGGCGGTGACGCTGATCTGAACTATTCGGTCAGCGGACCAAACGGAACGGCGACTGTCCACGTCACAGGAACGAAGTCGGGTGGAGCCTGGAATTACAGCCGGATGGACGCTACCACCCAGGCTGGTACCAAGATCGATTTGCTCGACGAGCCGCCGAGTGACAATGTCAACGAAGCCAGCGACTGA
- a CDS encoding TSUP family transporter, whose protein sequence is MAAFQFDLKPTGAQALGLQWMQLIPACLLIGMLGALMTIGVGLYAPCMILVSLMGMNPIAAFPIMMGSCAFLMPFASTRFILSGKYQLRASLGLTLGGVPAVLIAALLVKSLPLYALKWLVVVVVLVTGIQMLRSAFASEPKFSDPQ, encoded by the coding sequence ATGGCCGCGTTCCAGTTTGACCTGAAGCCAACCGGAGCCCAAGCATTGGGGCTCCAGTGGATGCAACTCATTCCAGCCTGCCTGCTGATCGGGATGCTTGGCGCTCTGATGACGATCGGAGTCGGACTCTACGCTCCATGCATGATTCTGGTCTCCCTGATGGGCATGAACCCGATTGCAGCGTTTCCGATCATGATGGGCTCCTGTGCCTTTTTGATGCCCTTCGCAAGCACGCGTTTCATACTCTCGGGGAAATATCAGCTTCGGGCGTCTCTCGGTCTGACGCTTGGAGGTGTTCCCGCCGTGCTGATCGCGGCACTGCTTGTCAAATCCCTGCCTCTTTATGCTCTGAAGTGGTTGGTCGTCGTCGTGGTACTTGTGACGGGGATCCAGATGTTGCGTTCAGCGTTCGCATCCGAACCGAAATTTTCAGATCCGCAATAG